AAAACTTCGTTGGAGATATAGAAATCTGGCAATATTTCGATTTTCCCAATGGTTATGGTTTTGGGAACAGTGCAGGGGGAGCTCTAGGAACTGCCTTGGTACTAGCCTACAGATTTGGGCTAACTCTTCTTGAAGCAGCGAAAATAGCACATGAGGCAGAAGTTACCCACGGTGGAGGCCTAGGAGATGTTGTCTCGCAACTCGTTGGAGGTGTTGAGATTAGAGTCAAAGCGGGAGGGCCAGGGATAGCAGTTGTAGATAACATTCTAACCGAAGGATATAAGGTCTTTGTAATCCCACTTGGAAGATTGAGAACAAAGGAAATCCTTGACAGCGAGGTTATTGCAAATATTAGAAGGGCGGGCGAAGAGGCTCTTAAGAACCTATTAAGAAACCCAACTCCTGAGAACTTAATGAAGACTGCAAAAAACTTTGCGATAGGCACAGGGTTAATGGACGAAGAGCTCTTAGAGATAGCGAGGGAAATCGAAAAGGTAAATTCCCTGCCCGCATCAATGATAATGCTTGGGAAAGGTGTGTTCACTCTCGTAAAGGGTGAAGATGTTG
This is a stretch of genomic DNA from Pyrococcus sp. ST04. It encodes these proteins:
- a CDS encoding pantoate kinase → MLIRAFVPAHVTAFFVPVIREDPQLSGSLGAGINLDKGTNVFLNIENGLEKHIHVAFNGEPVKKEDAKITYHVAEKIIPKNFVGDIEIWQYFDFPNGYGFGNSAGGALGTALVLAYRFGLTLLEAAKIAHEAEVTHGGGLGDVVSQLVGGVEIRVKAGGPGIAVVDNILTEGYKVFVIPLGRLRTKEILDSEVIANIRRAGEEALKNLLRNPTPENLMKTAKNFAIGTGLMDEELLEIAREIEKVNSLPASMIMLGKGVFTLVKGEDVEKVKGVVQELNLPYDVANIYWGKPIVGRWIESE